The following proteins come from a genomic window of Drosophila sulfurigaster albostrigata strain 15112-1811.04 chromosome X, ASM2355843v2, whole genome shotgun sequence:
- the LOC133847570 gene encoding ras-related protein Rab-18 encodes MADRAIKLLIIGESGVGKSSLVRRFVENKFDENHDVTIGMDFKSAVMNVDGIDYKVALWDTAGAERFRSLTPSFYRKALGAILVYDITDRDSLVKLEAWLAEVDSFSDNPNIAIIVVGNKIDKDRVVDREEGRKFARKHRALFIETSAKCDQFVSDAFRDIVEKIVSSEYFGSGTGASNGMTIDNTQDVDAAGSTCYC; translated from the exons ATGGCTGACAGAGCTATCAAACTGCTAATAATCGGCGAAAGTGGCGTTGGTAAATCCAG CCTGGTACGTCGCTTTGTGGAAAACAAATTCGATGAGAACCATGACGTCACAATTGGCATGGACTTTAAATCGGCGGTGATGAATGTAGATGGCATTGATTACAAAGTCGCACTTTGGGACACAGCTGGCGCTGAAAGATTTCGCAGTCTAACGCCCAGTTTCTATCGGAAAGCTCTGGGCGCAATTCTCGTTTACGATATCACAGATCGCGATTCGCTTGTGAAATTGGAGGCATGGCTTGCGGAGGTGGATAGTTTCAGTGATAATCCCAACATTGCCATAATTGTGGTGGGCAATAAGATTGACAAGGATCGTGTTGTGGATCGCGAGGAAGGACGCAAATTTGCACGCAAGCATCGTGCGCTATTCATTGAGACATCAGCGAAATGTGATCAGTTTGTGAGCGATGCATTCAGAGATATTGTGGAAAAG ATTGTGTCATCAGAATACTTTGGCTCCGGCACCGGTGCATCGAATGGCATGACTATTGATAACACACAGGATGTTGATGCTGCCGGATCGACGTGTTACTGTTGA
- the LOC133847572 gene encoding large ribosomal subunit protein uL29, giving the protein MVKVKCSELRTKDKRELTKQLDELKNELLNLRVAKVTGGAPSKLSKIRVVRKAIARVFIVMHQKQKENLRKVFKNKKYKPLDLRKKKTRAMRKALSPRDANRKTLKEIRKRSIFPQRKFAVKA; this is encoded by the exons ATG GTGAAGGTTAAGTGCTCCGAATTGAGAACCAAGGACAAGCGCGAGCTCACCAAGCAATTGGATGAGCTCAAGAATGAGCTGCTTAACTTGCGTGTGGCTAAAGTCACCGGTGGAGCACCATCCAAGCTCTCCAAGAT CCGCGTTGTGCGCAAAGCTATCGCTCGCGTCTTCATTGTGATGCACCAGAAGCAGAAGGAGAATCTGCGCAAGGTGTTCAAGAACAAGAAGTACAAGCCTTTGGATTTGCGCAAAAAGAAGACCCGCGCCATGCGCAAGGCTCTGTCGCCCCGCGACGCCAACCGCAAGACGCTGAAGGAAATCCGCAAGCGTTCCATCTTCCCACAACGCAAATTCGCCGTCAAGGCATAA
- the LOC133847558 gene encoding NAD-dependent protein deacylase Sirt4 has translation MRLGGVLRCRSVTKLQQYVPQHKPALENDIKRLEDFLLPKPNILVLTGAGISTESGIPDYRSEGVGLYARTNHKPIQHIDFVKSNNVRKRYWARNFVGWPNFSSTQPNATHHALARFERETRIQTVVTQNVDRLHTKAGSKQVTELHGSGYVVKCLKCDYRIDRHEFQSILTSLNPAFKDAPDMIRPDGDVEIPADYIENFIIPSCPSCGGDLKPEIVFFGDSVPRQRLDDIARMVYNSDGLLVLGSSLLVFSGYRIVLQTKDLKLPVAIVNIGETRADHLADIKISAKCGDVIPKLFDYRNKN, from the exons ATGCGTTTGGGTGGCGTGCTGCGTTGCCGCAGCGTAACGAAGTTACAACAATATGTGCCACAACATAAACCGGCTCTTGAGAATGACATAAAACGCCTCGAAGACTTTCTGCTGCCCAAACCAAATATTTTGGTTCTTACAGGCGCGGGCATATCCACAGAATCAG GCATACCCGACTATCGTTCAGAGGGCGTTGGTCTCTATGCGCGTACCAATCACAAACCCATACAGCATATTGATTTCGTTAAATCGAACAATGTACGCAAACGTTATTGGGCTCGCAACTTTGTTGGCTGGCCAAATTTCTCCAGCACCCAACCAAATGCCACACATCATGCGCTGGCACGCTTTGAACGTGAGACACGCATCCAAACCGTCGTCACCCAGAACGTGGATCGTTTGCATACGAAAGCGGGCAGCAAACAAGTGACGGAATTGCATGGCAGCGGTTATGTAGTCAAGTGTTTGAAGTGCGATTATCGCATCGATCGTCATGAGTTCCAGAGCATACTCACCTCATTGAATCCGGCGTTTAAAGATGCCCCTGATATGATACGACCCGATGGTGATGTGGAAATACCCGCCGATTATATTGAGAACTTTATCATACCCAGTTGTCCGAGTTGTGGTGGCGATCTTAAGCCAGAAATTGTCTTCTTTGGCGACAGTGTGCCGCGTCAGCGTCTGGACGATATTGCTCGCATGGTTTATAATAGCGACGGGTTGCTGGTGCTGGGCTCCAGTCTGCTTGTCTTCTCAGGCTATCGCATTGTTCTGCAGACGAAGGATCTGAAGTTGCCGGTAGCGATTGTCAACATTGGCGAAACGCGTGCGGATCATTTGGCGGACATTAAGATCTCAGCCAAGTGCGGCGATGTGATACCCAAGCTCTTTGActacagaaataaaaattag
- the LOC133847566 gene encoding microtubule-associated protein RP/EB family member 1-like, translating to MAVNVHSTNVSSENFSRHEMLSWVNKQLKSEFRKIEELCTGAAYCQFMDMMFPNSVAIKRVKFRCNQEHEFVYNFKILQASFQKKIVKKEIPVERLIKGRFQDNFEFLQWFRKFFNANYNGRAYNALFARDGVPMGFGQSTIKQSIVLPTPIYGSGGRSRTFDVDQSISRISSELNETHVTDTEVQDMKTYLAKIEEERSIYEAKFRNVRMICEEHLNDGDNPLLQKNP from the exons ATGGCTGTCAATGTGCACTCGACCAATGTTTCATCGGAGAATTTTTCGCGCCATGAGATGCTAAGCTGGGTGAATAAGCAATTGAAGTCTGAGTTTCGCAAGATCGAGGAGCTTTGCACTG GGGCCGCTTATTGTCAGTTCATGGATATGATGTTTCCCAATTCGGTGGCCATCAAACGCGTTAAGTTTCGTTGCAATCAGGAGCATGAATTTGTGtataattttaagattttgcAAGCGAGCTTCCAGAAGAAGATTGTCAAAAAGGAGATACCCGTTGAGCGTCTCATCAAGGGTCGCTTTCAGGACAATTTTGAGTTCTTGCAATGGTTCCGCAAGTTCTTCAATGCCAACTACAATGGCAGGGCGTACAATGCTCTCTTCGCTCGCGATGGCGTCCCCATGGGCTTCGGCCAGAGCACCATCAAGCAGTCAATAGTGCTGCCAACTCCGATTTACGGCAGCGGCGGTCGCTCGCGTACTTTTGATGTGGACCAATCGATAAGTCGCATCAGCAGCGAATTGAACGAAACGCATGTAACGGATACAGAAGTGCAGGACATGAAGACGTATTTGGCAAAGATTGAAGAGGAGCGCAGCATCTACGAAGCCAAGTTTCGTAACGTGCGAATGATTTGCGAGGAGCATTTGAATGACGGCGATAATCCGTTGCTTCAAAAAAATCCTTGA
- the LOC133847540 gene encoding RNA-binding protein 25 isoform X1 gives MSYPPRAPMPPYMNASIPSIPPPHLMPPMGNPPPRSYRNSATISSQPTVYHRPPEPQPQFRGPIITVFVGNISERVPESLLKRILATCGVVINWKRVSTFGFCEFDGPIAAMRAVRLLSELEIDGKTLLAKVDAKNKVLIEDYKEKECKNGEGGGGGGGGGHGNTLDEKTEDEYATSQMHELLEEHKHEFDGFDGSNRGDLYGASGGNSRNKKARRGEDDLKIKSLNDNALEEEKRNLISSEIGKFRKRAEADEHRKELEKEKEKEKQLASKEKEKERERDRERKKQRDSERKTSSSSTSGAPAGSASKNAANTSNSSEVDEVLEISDKEPGSSSSNKEPSASTTSRSRKESAVVTIDASPPRHKEHNNKDRSSSNATASAAAGGSSSNNNNSSSGDNTSTTKANDSGRRRRSKSRTKDRERDREREREMRELREREMRELRDKEREREREREREREREREREQRDRERDRERERERMEMRDRDRDRERERERERERDEKANKPVRDARREKEMEEELRERKKAEKKAREKESAYQERLSNWEIREMRKAKENDKHRLKELMRQEEREKDAKRLKEFVEDYDDERDDALYYRGRELQQRLAERVREADADSKDREKEADELSELKNKIFSGDYENPSQEFEKARREIEKLYEPKILINVNQEAALRRSQEDAQLDALQQERRKGSSDALYDSVVEMTGVHSKVPPSEDSISTIDDHASMADTASNASYSHLKNSSSNNNISNNNNQSGGDSVSRQNSESRDSLSNIHTPTMNNALDNLDHGGGGGDRGTSASAAASASATPPISMPLISLTLGNNLKKKKIEATGVFVNDDDNDENINPKKRKLVPLDYDDNIGNSSTTATASATQTAAERQSSAVSAATAAAAAVSQKIANASGGASVGSTSSGSGGNGGGSSGKGSSSGGGKHGGNAGSNSNSNNSGSKQHGKNDAAASAGSADAAATNTKKDENGAKVHDEKRRHIKSIIDRIPTQKEELFNYKLDRNEIDSGLMERKIRPWINKKIIEYIGEPEPTLVDFICSKVLAGSPPQSILDDVQMVLDEEAEVFVVKMWRLLIYELDAKKSGIAGK, from the exons atgtcaTATCCACCGCGTGCGCCGATGCCGCCATATATGAATGCATCGATACCATCGATTCCACCGCCGCAT ctaaTGCCGCCGATGGGAAATCCTCCGCCACGCAGTTACCGCAACTCGGCAACGATCAGTTCACAGCCCACAGTGTATCATCGACCACCAGAGCCGCAGCCACAATTCCGTGGTCCCATCATCACCGTCTTTGTGGGCAACATTAGCGAACGTGTTCCCGAATCGCTGCTCAAACGCATTCTGGCCACCTGCGGTGTGGTGATCAACTGGAAGCGTGTCTCCACCTTTGGATTCTGTGAATTCGA TGGTCCAATTGCTGCGATGCGCGCTGTGCGTCTGCTCAGCGAGCTGGAGATTGATGGCAAAACGCTGCTGGCCAAGGTGGATGCCAAGAACAAAGTCTTGATTGAGGACTACAAGGAGAAGGAGTGCAAGAATGGCGAAGGAggtggcggaggaggaggcggtggTCATGGGAATACTTTGGATGAAAAGACTGAAGACGAGTATGCGACAAGTCAAATGCACGAATTGCTCGAGGAGCACAAGCATGAGTTCGATGGCTTCGATGGCAGCAATCGTGGTGATTTATATGGTGCCAGTGGTGGCAATAGTCGCAATAAGAAAGCGCGACGTGGCGAGGATGATTTGAAGATCAAATCGTTAAATGACAATGCCCTGGAGGAGGAGAAACGTAATTTGATTAGCAGCGAAATTGGTAAATTTCGCAAGCGTGCCGAGGCCGATGAGCATCGCAAGGAGCttgagaaagagaaggaaaaggAGAAGCAGCTGGCCAGCAAGGAGAAGGAAAAGGAGCGTGAGCGTGATCGCGAGCGTAAGAAGCAACGCGATAGCGAACGCAAAACCAGCAGCAGTAGTACCAGCGGAGCACCAGCAGGAAGTGCAAGCAAAAATGCAGCCAACACCTCGAACAGCAGCGAAGTCGACGAGGTGTTGGAGATTAGCGACAAGGAGCccggaagcagcagcagcaataaggAGCCATCGGCGAGCACAacaagtcgcagtcgcaaaGAGTCCGCGGTGGTCACCATCGATGCGTCGCCGCCACGCCACAAggagcacaacaacaaggatcgcagcagcagcaatgccaCCGCCTCAGCCGCTgccggcggcagcagcagcaataacaacaacagcagcagcggcgacaATACCAGCACAACAAAGGCCAACGACAGTGGGCGACGTCGACGGTCCAAATCACGGACCAAGGATCGTGAGCGTGATCGCGAGCGAGAGCGTGAGATGCGCGAGTTGCGTGAACGCGAAATGCGAGAGCTGCGCGACAAGGAGCGCGAAAGGGAACGCGAACGGGAGCGTGAGCGTGAAAGGGAACGTGAACGCGAGCAGCGGGATCGGGAACGGGATCGCGAACGTGAGCGTGAACGCATGGAGATGCGGGATCGCGATCGAGATCGTGAACGGGAGCGGGAACGTGAGCGAGAGCGTGACGAGAAGGCCAACAAACCGGTGCGTGATGCGCGTCGGGAAAAGGAAATGGAGGAGGAGCTGAGGGAGCGCAAGAAGGCCGAGAAGAAGGCGCGGGAGAAAGAGTCCGCCTACCAGGAGCGACTTAGCAACTGGGAGATTCGAGAGATGCGCAAGGCCAAGGAGAACGACAAG CATCGTCTGAAGGAGCTGATGCGTCAGGAGGAACGTGAGAAGGATGCGAAACGTCTTAAGGAATTCGTCGAGGATTACGATGACGAACGTGACGATGCGCTTTATTATCGCGGCCGTGAGCTGCAACAGCGTCTGGCGGAGCGTGTGCGTGAAGCGGACGCCGATTCCAAGGATCGCGAGAAGGAAGCAGACGAACTGTCCGAGCTGAAGAACAAAATCTTTAGCGGCGACTACGAGAATCCCTCGCAGGAGTTTGAGAAAGCGCGTCGCGAAATCGAGAAGCTCTACGAACCCAAGATACTGATCAATGTGAATCAAGAGGCGGCGCTGCGACGCAGCCAAGAGGATGCACAGTTGGATGCGTTGCAACAGGAGCGACGCAAGGGCAGCAGCGATGCGTTATATGACAGTGTTGTGGAGATGACGGGAGTGCACAGCAAGGTGCCGCCATCGGAGGATTCCATATCGACCATTGATGATCATGCCTCGATGGCGGACACGGCATCCAATGCCAGTTACTCGCATCtcaaaaacagcagcagcaacaacaacattagcaacaacaacaatcagtcGGGCGGCGATAGTGTGAGTCGACAGAACAGCGAATCACGCGATTCCTTGTCCAACATTCACACGCCCACCATGAACAATGCTCTCGATAATCTGGATCATGGTGGCGGCGGAGGAGATAGAGGAACCAGTGCTTCTGCTGCCGCCTCTGCTTCTGCAACGCCGCCGATAAGCATGCCGCTCATCTCGCTCACGTTGGGCAACAATCTCAAGAAAAAGAAGATCGAGGCAACGGGAGTGTTtgtcaacgacgacgacaacgatgagAACATCAATCCCAAGAAGCGCAAACTGGTGCCATTAG aCTATGATGACAACATTGGGAACAGCTCAACAACAGCGACGGCTAGTGCAACGCAGACGGCCGCGGAGCGTCAAAGTTCTGCTGTATCAGCGGCGACtgcggctgccgctgccgttAGCCAAAAGATAGCCAATGCCAGCGGTGGGGCGAGTGTTGGCTCCACATCATCGGGCAGCGGTGGTAATGGCGGTGGCAGCAGTGGCAAGGGGAGCAGTAGTGGTGGCGGCAAACACGGTGGCAACGCTGGCAGCAatagtaacagcaacaacagcggcagcaaacaGCACGGTAAGAATGATGCAGCTGCATCTGCGGGCAGCGCAGATGCTGCGGCGACAAACACCAAAAAGGATGAAAATGGTGCAAAGGTGCATGATGAAAAACGCCGCCATATAAAAAGCATTATTGACAGGATACCCACACAAAAGGAGGAGCTATTTAATTATAAGCTTGACCGCAACGAGATTGACAGCGGTCTAATGGAACGCAAAATACGTCCATGGATCAATAAGAAAATCATCGAATATATCGGTGAGCCCGAGCCAACATTGGTCGACTTTATCTGCTCCAAAGTCTTGGCCGGCAGTCCACCCCAAAGCATACTCGACGATGTCCAAATG GTGCTGGATGAGGAGGCTGAGGTGTTTGTGGTGAAAATGTGGCGCCTGCTGATTTACGAACTGGATGCCAAGAAGAGTGGCATCGCCGGCAAGTAG
- the LOC133847540 gene encoding RNA-binding protein 25 isoform X2, producing the protein MSYPPRAPMPPYMNASIPSIPPPHLMPPMGNPPPRSYRNSATISSQPTVYHRPPEPQPQFRGPIITVFVGNISERVPESLLKRILATCGVVINWKRVSTFGFCEFDGPIAAMRAVRLLSELEIDGKTLLAKVDAKNKVLIEDYKEKECKNGEGGGGGGGGGHGNTLDEKTEDEYATSQMHELLEEHKHEFDGFDGSNRGDLYGASGGNSRNKKARRGEDDLKIKSLNDNALEEEKRNLISSEIGKFRKRAEADEHRKELEKEKEKEKQLASKEKEKERERDRERKKQRDSERKTSSSSTSGAPAGSASKNAANTSNSSEVDEVLEISDKEPGSSSSNKEPSASTTSRSRKESAVVTIDASPPRHKEHNNKDRSSSNATASAAAGGSSSNNNNSSSGDNTSTTKANDSGRRRRSKSRTKDRERDREREREMRELREREMRELRDKEREREREREREREREREREQRDRERDRERERERMEMRDRDRDRERERERERERDEKANKPVRDARREKEMEEELRERKKAEKKAREKESAYQERLSNWEIREMRKAKENDKHRLKELMRQEEREKDAKRLKEFVEDYDDERDDALYYRGRELQQRLAERVREADADSKDREKEADELSELKNKIFSGDYENPSQEFEKARREIEKLYEPKILINVNQEAALRRSQEDAQLDALQQERRKGSSDALYDSVVEMTGVHSKVPPSEDSISTIDDHASMADTASNASYSHLKNSSSNNNISNNNNQSGGDSVSRQNSESRDSLSNIHTPTMNNALDNLDHGGGGGDRGTSASAAASASATPPISMPLISLTLGNNLKKKKIEATGVFVNDDDNDENINPKKRKLVPLDYDDNIGNSSTTATASATQTAAERQSSAVSAATAAAAAVSQKIANASGGASVGSTSSGSGGNGGGSSGKGSSSGGGKHGGNAGSNSNSNNSGSKQHGYPHKRRSYLIISLTATRLTAV; encoded by the exons atgtcaTATCCACCGCGTGCGCCGATGCCGCCATATATGAATGCATCGATACCATCGATTCCACCGCCGCAT ctaaTGCCGCCGATGGGAAATCCTCCGCCACGCAGTTACCGCAACTCGGCAACGATCAGTTCACAGCCCACAGTGTATCATCGACCACCAGAGCCGCAGCCACAATTCCGTGGTCCCATCATCACCGTCTTTGTGGGCAACATTAGCGAACGTGTTCCCGAATCGCTGCTCAAACGCATTCTGGCCACCTGCGGTGTGGTGATCAACTGGAAGCGTGTCTCCACCTTTGGATTCTGTGAATTCGA TGGTCCAATTGCTGCGATGCGCGCTGTGCGTCTGCTCAGCGAGCTGGAGATTGATGGCAAAACGCTGCTGGCCAAGGTGGATGCCAAGAACAAAGTCTTGATTGAGGACTACAAGGAGAAGGAGTGCAAGAATGGCGAAGGAggtggcggaggaggaggcggtggTCATGGGAATACTTTGGATGAAAAGACTGAAGACGAGTATGCGACAAGTCAAATGCACGAATTGCTCGAGGAGCACAAGCATGAGTTCGATGGCTTCGATGGCAGCAATCGTGGTGATTTATATGGTGCCAGTGGTGGCAATAGTCGCAATAAGAAAGCGCGACGTGGCGAGGATGATTTGAAGATCAAATCGTTAAATGACAATGCCCTGGAGGAGGAGAAACGTAATTTGATTAGCAGCGAAATTGGTAAATTTCGCAAGCGTGCCGAGGCCGATGAGCATCGCAAGGAGCttgagaaagagaaggaaaaggAGAAGCAGCTGGCCAGCAAGGAGAAGGAAAAGGAGCGTGAGCGTGATCGCGAGCGTAAGAAGCAACGCGATAGCGAACGCAAAACCAGCAGCAGTAGTACCAGCGGAGCACCAGCAGGAAGTGCAAGCAAAAATGCAGCCAACACCTCGAACAGCAGCGAAGTCGACGAGGTGTTGGAGATTAGCGACAAGGAGCccggaagcagcagcagcaataaggAGCCATCGGCGAGCACAacaagtcgcagtcgcaaaGAGTCCGCGGTGGTCACCATCGATGCGTCGCCGCCACGCCACAAggagcacaacaacaaggatcgcagcagcagcaatgccaCCGCCTCAGCCGCTgccggcggcagcagcagcaataacaacaacagcagcagcggcgacaATACCAGCACAACAAAGGCCAACGACAGTGGGCGACGTCGACGGTCCAAATCACGGACCAAGGATCGTGAGCGTGATCGCGAGCGAGAGCGTGAGATGCGCGAGTTGCGTGAACGCGAAATGCGAGAGCTGCGCGACAAGGAGCGCGAAAGGGAACGCGAACGGGAGCGTGAGCGTGAAAGGGAACGTGAACGCGAGCAGCGGGATCGGGAACGGGATCGCGAACGTGAGCGTGAACGCATGGAGATGCGGGATCGCGATCGAGATCGTGAACGGGAGCGGGAACGTGAGCGAGAGCGTGACGAGAAGGCCAACAAACCGGTGCGTGATGCGCGTCGGGAAAAGGAAATGGAGGAGGAGCTGAGGGAGCGCAAGAAGGCCGAGAAGAAGGCGCGGGAGAAAGAGTCCGCCTACCAGGAGCGACTTAGCAACTGGGAGATTCGAGAGATGCGCAAGGCCAAGGAGAACGACAAG CATCGTCTGAAGGAGCTGATGCGTCAGGAGGAACGTGAGAAGGATGCGAAACGTCTTAAGGAATTCGTCGAGGATTACGATGACGAACGTGACGATGCGCTTTATTATCGCGGCCGTGAGCTGCAACAGCGTCTGGCGGAGCGTGTGCGTGAAGCGGACGCCGATTCCAAGGATCGCGAGAAGGAAGCAGACGAACTGTCCGAGCTGAAGAACAAAATCTTTAGCGGCGACTACGAGAATCCCTCGCAGGAGTTTGAGAAAGCGCGTCGCGAAATCGAGAAGCTCTACGAACCCAAGATACTGATCAATGTGAATCAAGAGGCGGCGCTGCGACGCAGCCAAGAGGATGCACAGTTGGATGCGTTGCAACAGGAGCGACGCAAGGGCAGCAGCGATGCGTTATATGACAGTGTTGTGGAGATGACGGGAGTGCACAGCAAGGTGCCGCCATCGGAGGATTCCATATCGACCATTGATGATCATGCCTCGATGGCGGACACGGCATCCAATGCCAGTTACTCGCATCtcaaaaacagcagcagcaacaacaacattagcaacaacaacaatcagtcGGGCGGCGATAGTGTGAGTCGACAGAACAGCGAATCACGCGATTCCTTGTCCAACATTCACACGCCCACCATGAACAATGCTCTCGATAATCTGGATCATGGTGGCGGCGGAGGAGATAGAGGAACCAGTGCTTCTGCTGCCGCCTCTGCTTCTGCAACGCCGCCGATAAGCATGCCGCTCATCTCGCTCACGTTGGGCAACAATCTCAAGAAAAAGAAGATCGAGGCAACGGGAGTGTTtgtcaacgacgacgacaacgatgagAACATCAATCCCAAGAAGCGCAAACTGGTGCCATTAG aCTATGATGACAACATTGGGAACAGCTCAACAACAGCGACGGCTAGTGCAACGCAGACGGCCGCGGAGCGTCAAAGTTCTGCTGTATCAGCGGCGACtgcggctgccgctgccgttAGCCAAAAGATAGCCAATGCCAGCGGTGGGGCGAGTGTTGGCTCCACATCATCGGGCAGCGGTGGTAATGGCGGTGGCAGCAGTGGCAAGGGGAGCAGTAGTGGTGGCGGCAAACACGGTGGCAACGCTGGCAGCAatagtaacagcaacaacagcggcagcaaacaGCACG GATACCCACACAAAAGGAGGAGCTATTTAATTATAAGCTTGACCGCAACGAGATTGACAGCGGTCTAA
- the LOC133847556 gene encoding superkiller complex protein 8-like: protein MEINEKLRDTTYDQKWWCCAWGLLKPEHNESAVEEGERSPSTGRRNAKEFIITGGVEPQVRIVHLSPTEDHVFPYEYTLPLPRTGVHCVAVSPDSSCIAAIAMDGNLMLLDINTGVRLPSVSHCLVSNFWSTAFGAESNEAVYAGSGNGRIFKYDTAKGKLLHSYDTERCEKILGLAISGDERLLGATDYAGRFSLIDGATGQILRRRNFKHPLRKLVFQPNMKRALAACDDKTVKLIDLPSGMMFHDLKGHDSSVMSVATSPDGRLIVSGARDGTIKLWDTRNTKNTLSFLSDNNTNLWDVAFNRHSNKIGFVGNGKGLNVYYCLGGMRLMLV, encoded by the coding sequence ATGGAAATAAACGAAAAGTTAAGAGATACAACCTATGATCAGAAATGGTGGTGTTGCGCCTGGGGTCTACTTAAACCGGAGCATAACGAATCCGCTGTTGAAGAAGGCGAAAGATCCCCGTCGACTGGCAGGCGAAATGCCAAAGAATTCATTATTACCGGCGGCGTCGAACCGCAAGTGAGAATTGTGCATTTATCGCCCACAGAGGATCATGTGTTCCCCTATGAATACACTTTGCCCTTGCCTCGCACGGGTGTTCATTGTGTGGCCGTCAGTCCGGACAGCAGTTGCATTGCTGCCATCGCTATGGATGGCAATCTAATGTTGCTGGATATCAACACTGGCGTACGTTTGCCCAGTGTCAGTCACTGTTTGGTCAGCAATTTCTGGTCCACGGCTTTTGGGGCTGAGAGCAATGAGGCTGTCTACGCTGGTTCCGGCAATGGACGTATCTTTAAGTATGACACCGCGAAGGGGAAATTGTTGCACAGCTACGACACGGAACGTTGTGAGAAAATCCTTGGTTTGGCCATCAGCGGAGATGAACGTTTGTTGGGTGCCACCGATTATGCCGGTAGATTCTCGTTGATCGATGGTGCCACTGGTCAGATATTGCGGCGTCGCAATTTTAAGCATCCTCTACGTAAATTGGTCTTTCAACCGAATATGAAACGTGCTTTGGCCGCCTGCGATGACAAGACCGTAAAGCTCATTGATTTGCCCAGTGGGATGATGTTCCATGATCTGAAGGGACACGATTCGTCTGTGATGTCGGTGGCCACCTCGCCGGATGGTCGACTTATTGTAAGTGGTGCCCGCGATGGCACCATCAAGTTGTGGGACACTCGCAACACCAAGAACACGCTGTCCTTTCTGTCGGATAATAACACGAATCTGTGGGATGTGGCCTTCAATAGGCACAGCAACAAGATCGGGTTTGTGGGCAACGGCAAGGGACTGAATGTCTACTATTGCCTCGGTGGAATGCGATTGATGTTAGTGTAA